The Clostridia bacterium genome contains a region encoding:
- a CDS encoding CapA family protein, protein MKLRITSNRLRITTFLLFVLIVTICASTSCLPLIKTDSSPPEDNTKTESPGLDEDTSLIEPDKDIDTDLNPPTSDDIETAKEPEVVSITVSAAGDCTLGTNDTMSYENSFNAFYDSKGKSYFFKNVYDILSKDDFSIINLEGPLTKSKDKQSKLYNHIGKPEYVDILTEGSIEAVSFSNNHTYDYGQSGYEDTVDLLTQAGIAYASDEIYGMYETKGIKIGFVSVNELYDGRLVEVWLEDGVRKLRQQGADLVLACIHWGSSLGGKISHVDDYQIELGNKCIDWGYDLVIGNHPHVLSGINKYKGKYIAYSLGNFCYGGSKNPKDKDSGIFQQTFTFIDGKLQEDDNVQFIPCSISSTDRRNNYQPTAVSGKEAQRIITKMNTYSAQYGVAFDSDGYLKADISLTEQNKADAFYSMFKESFKGNKPIKSVKSIGVDLSSLELSDTAYLESLISEWCTSNGYTAFFGTKNELIAAGYNKKAADGKASIVIFDSPNWSNNQVQCKIFRNVTLLKYMTEFYTSAYTDGKWVTVKDIYIQL, encoded by the coding sequence ATGAAGCTTAGAATAACTTCTAATAGATTGAGAATAACAACCTTCTTACTCTTTGTATTGATTGTTACTATATGTGCATCTACAAGCTGCCTTCCACTTATAAAAACTGACAGTTCTCCCCCAGAAGACAATACAAAGACTGAATCTCCTGGTTTGGATGAAGATACAAGTTTAATTGAACCTGACAAAGACATAGATACAGACTTAAATCCACCTACAAGCGACGATATCGAAACAGCTAAAGAACCTGAAGTTGTAAGTATTACGGTTTCAGCTGCAGGTGACTGCACTCTTGGGACTAATGATACAATGTCATATGAGAATTCTTTTAATGCATTTTACGATAGCAAGGGAAAATCCTATTTTTTCAAAAATGTATATGACATTCTGTCTAAGGATGATTTTTCAATTATAAATCTGGAGGGTCCACTTACAAAATCCAAGGATAAACAGTCAAAACTATATAATCACATAGGTAAACCTGAATATGTTGATATTCTGACTGAGGGTTCCATTGAAGCAGTATCTTTTTCCAATAATCATACATATGATTATGGGCAATCCGGGTATGAGGATACTGTTGATCTATTAACGCAAGCCGGTATTGCTTATGCCAGTGACGAGATATATGGTATGTACGAAACAAAAGGGATAAAAATAGGTTTTGTATCTGTAAACGAATTATATGACGGAAGACTTGTTGAAGTCTGGTTGGAAGATGGTGTCAGGAAGCTCCGGCAACAAGGCGCAGATTTGGTTCTTGCCTGCATACACTGGGGCAGCTCCTTGGGCGGTAAGATATCCCACGTTGATGATTATCAAATAGAACTTGGCAACAAATGCATAGATTGGGGATATGATCTGGTAATCGGAAACCACCCTCATGTCCTTTCAGGAATAAATAAATATAAAGGAAAATATATTGCATATTCACTTGGAAACTTCTGCTACGGCGGTAGTAAAAATCCGAAAGACAAGGACTCCGGCATTTTCCAGCAGACATTCACCTTTATTGATGGCAAGCTTCAGGAGGATGATAATGTGCAGTTTATCCCATGTTCTATATCTTCAACAGACCGACGAAATAATTATCAGCCTACTGCTGTATCAGGAAAAGAAGCACAGCGAATAATTACCAAAATGAACACTTATTCCGCCCAGTACGGAGTGGCATTTGATTCAGACGGATATCTTAAGGCAGATATTTCTCTTACTGAACAAAACAAGGCAGATGCATTTTATTCCATGTTCAAAGAATCATTTAAAGGGAATAAGCCTATAAAAAGTGTAAAATCTATTGGAGTAGACTTATCATCCCTCGAGTTGTCGGATACCGCATATCTTGAAAGCTTGATAAGTGAATGGTGCACCTCCAATGGATATACTGCCTTTTTCGGAACAAAAAACGAGCTTATAGCAGCAGGGTACAACAAAAAGGCAGCTGACGGTAAAGCCTCAATAGTTATTTTTGATTCTCCCAACTGGTCCAATAATCAGGTGCAGTGCAAGATATTTCGTAATGTAACATTATTAAAATATATGACCGAATTCTATACTTCGGCATACACAGATGGCAAATGGGTAACTGTAAAAGACATCTATATTCAACTTTAG